TGAATGGAATAAACGCGGGAAGATCCAGCGGGTGAAATCGTCTGGATTCATTTGTGCCGCATAACTTAAACCCTTTTCCTGCAAATAAATGGCTAATTGTTCTTGCAAAAACTGCGGACGGTAATACAAGGGTTTAGGATCACTACGCGCCCGATCAATTAACTTTTGCTCTTCCGCTTTAGTCGTGACTTGAATATATAAAATCAAGGTGTGTTCGGCTAATAATTCAATTACCGAGGGTTCGTCTAATTCACATAAACTACCGCCCACATCATTGACAAAATGCGAGTAGCCGTAAATTAATTGTGCCTTGCGAATAAACTCGGGCACATCCCGCATAGCCGCAATTTCAGCATCCCGATATTGGGCTTGGCGACGAATAAAATCTTCCAGCGGCACACCGCCTAATTCGGGATTGCCTAGTTTACCCACGAACGATAATACCGGCCCTAAATCAGCAATGCGGATATTATTGCGAATATAAATCCAGTCATTGCGTAATAATTCACGCAAGAATGGCACTTTCATCGCCTGTTCTTTAATTAAATCTAAAATATCCTCATCTAAATAACGCGTACCAATTCGATAATCACCGGAATAATGAAACCAGTTTTGTTCCCGCAATAAACTCGACAGATGGGTTTTTCCCACGCCTGACATGCCGACTAATGTAACTTTTTTATGTTCCCATTGGCGATATTGTTCAACTGTTAAACGCACTCTGTTCTCCTTATTCAATTTTCCGGCATTGTACCCATTATTAAATACTCAGGTAACGAGAATATTTTATGCAAATGATGGTCTAATCGAATATTTAAAACTGCCCTATACTTGGGGAAGATCTTAAAATCTGCTATAGGATATAAGAATGATTTTTAACCAAATACAGGGATATAGCCTTTTTGGACAGCGTATTTGCTTACAGGGGGTCTTGTGGGTCAAAAGTTTGTTATTAAGCTTACTACTTAGTAGTTTAGTTTGGGCGCAAACAAGCCAGCCAACGGACACAATAAAAGTTGAAGAATTAACGAAAACAACCCCAAGCCTGACTATTTTAAAACAAGCCCAAGAGAGCCAGCAGGATTTACCTGTTACTAAAGATAATCAGGCTGCCTTGTTAGATGCGTTATTAGGGCATTTGGATTATGTGGAGGGCGGCACATTTGAAGTTAATCCTGATATGGGTATGCAAGGCGAATTGGCGGAAGTTGCACAAGCCTTCTCGTTAAGTACAGAAGATCGGAGCGCGTACATTGTACGGCTCAAAGATGATCAAGTGGTTTGGAAAATTGAACCGACTGCCCCTGTTTTTAATACTGTAAAGGCAGATAACGATTATGCCTTGCAATGGATTAAAATGTGCCCTAGCAGCATGATTCCGCCCACTAAAGTTAGCAAAGTTCAATTTTATCAATTGGCAGTACAAAATTTTTGGATTCGCAATCAAGCGCAAGAACGCGAAGAATATAGAATTGTAGTGGCGTTGCCCCATGTGAAAGAGGGCTAACGCAAGCGCTGCTAACGCATGGCACAAGCTTAAAAATTGTGCCAGAATTTAATGCTTAACTTAACCCACGCTGTTAATACTTACAATAAGGCTTGCAGGATAATGGACATGAATGTAGCGGAAACGGATTATGAATTGGTGAAAAAATTAGACACTAATGTCTATCTTTCGCCCAATGATAAGCAAAGCTTGAAAAGCTCCATTGAACAACTGGAAGCACGCCTGCAAGCCCATGAACAACGTAGCCAACAACTGAATCAGCTGGTTAGGGAAAAAGACCAACGCATTCAGCAACATGAATTAGCGTATCAGGAATTGGCTAAATTATTAGCCGAAAATGCCCAATTGCTAGAGCAGCAAGCCCGTTTAATGTTGGAAAAGGAACAGCTAGTACAACAACGTTCAGAAGGCGGACAAAAAACGTTAATTCAACGCGATACCGTATTAAACGAGCGTAATCAGCGCATTCAAAATTTAGAACAGACGCTGATGCATTATGAAAAATTGTTACAAGAAAAAGAACTGCAAATTCAATCCCGCGACCGTAGCTTAGAAGAACGCGACCGAGCCGTAATACGCATTGAACAAACCTTGCAAAGCAAAGATAAAATTGTGCAGGGGCGCGACGATAGTCTTGTTAAAAAGGATCAGCAATTAGCAGATCGTGAAGCATTAATGCAAGAACGCGCTCGTCAGCATTTAGAGCAAGAGCGTCTAATTAAAGAACGCGACCACCAATTATCTGAACGGGATCGACAACTGAACCAACGTGATCAGCATATTGCCACCCGCGACGAACGTATTCATACCGCTAGCCTACATTTAGAACAACGGGATAAACAGTTAACCGCGCGTGACCAGCAAATTCATGAGCGTGAGCAATGGTTGGCAGAAAAAGCCACGTTGATTCAAGCGCGTGACCAAACCATTGTGCAGCAGCAAGGGCAGTTACAACAGCGCGATGAGCAGCTTAACACCCGCGATCAACAGTTAGCCGAACGTGACCAAACTATTAGTGAACGCGATCAAGCCTTAAAAACCCGGGAAGCGGCTATTGCGCAACGCGATGCACAGGACTTGCAGTTTT
This DNA window, taken from Candidatus Thiocaldithrix dubininis, encodes the following:
- a CDS encoding ATPase — encoded protein: MRLTVEQYRQWEHKKVTLVGMSGVGKTHLSSLLREQNWFHYSGDYRIGTRYLDEDILDLIKEQAMKVPFLRELLRNDWIYIRNNIRIADLGPVLSFVGKLGNPELGGVPLEDFIRRQAQYRDAEIAAMRDVPEFIRKAQLIYGYSHFVNDVGGSLCELDEPSVIELLAEHTLILYIQVTTKAEEQKLIDRARSDPKPLYYRPQFLQEQLAIYLQEKGLSYAAQMNPDDFTRWIFPRLFHSRIPRYESIARDYGYTVTSEEVAQVKSEADFNALIEKAIARQSAKTA